Within the Vagococcus carniphilus genome, the region TAAACTTCAGTTAGAGTTTAAACAGTCTGCAACTATTTTAAATGAAGAAATTAAGCGAGCGAAACAAAAAGAATATCATTTTTACAACACTCAGGGATTAGAAGCAATTAAATCTGTTGTAAATAGAAATATCGCACACTCAAAAAAAGAAATTATCGTAGATATTGATACAGATGCCTTAACTTATTTTTTACCAGCTTTAGAAGAAGCAGATAAAAGTGGTATCAAAGTGACTATTATTACATTAAGTCCGATTGAAACAACCATTGAAAATGTGATTATTGATATGCCTTCTGCTCCAAGTAGTGAAACAACTTCATTTAGTATGTTGTTTGACCAAGAAAAAGTTTTAATTGGAAGTTTAGATAAAAATTTAGTACCCTCAGCTGTAGAAACAAAGCATCCCGCTCTGATTCATGAGGTCAAATTGGCAATTCGTCATGATATGATTATGGAAAAATTAAAAGCTGATTTTGGTGATGAAATAGAAGCAAAATATGGCAAAGATTTTTTTACCTTACTATAAGAAAAAGAGGTCTCCCGATTAAAGGGAAACCTCTCTTTTTATTAAATTAAGCTAAACTATCTAAATATGTTTCAATACCTACAATGCCATCTTTACCATGAATTTTTAAAAATTCAGTTCCAATAATCGCACCGTCTGCACCATTTTTTAAAACTTCTAAAATATCTTCTTTGGCTTTGATACCAAATCCAATAAAGTTTTTGTCTTCTGGTTTGACCGTTTTAATTCGCTTAATCGTTTCAATGTATTCAGTAGGAACAGCATCAAATGTTCCTGTTTTCCCTCTTCCTGACATCACATAATTAAACAAACTATCACTTTGTAAGTAATTCGTTACTACTTCTGTCGAAACATCTTCGTTGTAGATATAAACTGGTTGGTTAAAAATGGTTGGATCTAGTGTTTGATCAACACAAATGATACCGTCATAAAGACTGTGACTTAATTTTGCGATGTCAAAAAGTTCAACACCTTCTTTATAAGTCATCAAAATGACTTTAAATGAATATCTTTCTTTAATTGTTTTTAAAGCATCCTCTACCATCTCTTTTGTTAAACCATCTTTAATCACAGCTTGATGTGCTTGTTGAATCAATTCACCATCTACATATGGATTCGTAACAGGAATGCCAATCTCAACATATCCTACTTTTCTTGATTCTAATACATCGAGTATCTTAAAAAATTCTTCTTGACTTGGATAGTTTAAAACAGTAAAAATCGCTAAATTTTCCAATTAGAATCCTCCAATCACTTTTAGAACCCATCCAAGAATTGGACCGTATACAACATAATCTGTTTCACTTAGAATTCGCATGATTGGCGCATATGTACCAATCATTGGTAATAAGAATGCTTGTCCAAAAATTAAGACTAATCCATTAGCGAAAGATCCTAAAATAGCTCCTCTTCGTCCACCATGAGCGTTACCAAAAATAGCTGTAGCTGCCCCTGTAAAGAATGTTGGAATAAGAGCTGGGAATACAATAACTGGATAGTTGATTAATCCTAAGATAACCATACCTAGTAAACCAGCTGTTAAACTTGATAAGAAACCAACGATTACTGATGTTGGGTAAGCTGGGAATAATAATGGAACATCCAATCCCGGAATTGAGTTAGGAATGATTTTATCTGAAATACCATGGAAAGCTGGAATAATTTCAGAAAGCATCATACGTACTCCCGTTACAATAACTGTAATCCAAACACCAAATTCAACCCCTCTAAGAATTGAAAAGACAAACATATCTTGTCCATTAGTGATATTAGAAACTGTCCAAGATGGACCAGCTACTAAACCTAATACTAAGAATAATAACGTCATAACTAGTGTTAAAGAAATCGTCATCTCTCTTAAGAAATTCAATTTCTTTGGAATGTGTAAGTCTTCGATATCTTTATCTTTATTACCAAACCATTTACCAATTAACGAAGCCATTAAAAGACCTGAAGAACTTGAGTGAGCTAATGTAAATCCTTCGCCACCCTTAACACCTGTCATACATTTTGCCACGTAGGCACATGAAAATGTCATGTAGAAACCTAATAGAAGTGAACCTACAACAACAATCATAATGAATGATAAATCGGTTCCAAATTTCAATAAGGCTGCAATTAAACCTGAGAAGAAAAATGAAACGTGAGCAGATAAATGAACATACTTAAATCTTGTAAAACGAGCTAATAACAAGTTTGTAAAAAATCCAAATGCAAAAATAAGTGCCATTTCTGTTCCAATATCTGCTAAACTTTCTGCTTGAGCCGCACCAAGATCAGCTGCGACTTCCTTAACATTAAAAATTTTAGAAATGAGTGGTTGAAGGGGAAGCAAAGACATACCTAATGTCTGTCCCCCTACATTAATCATCGTAAAACCAATCATTGTTTTGATCGTACTTGGTAAAATTTTATCCCAAGTTTGCTTTTGAGCCAACATCCCTATGATGACAACAAACCCAATGATAAACACAGCTTGACTTAAAATATTTTGTACAATATACATAAATATTGCCATGGTTTTATCCTCCCCTTATTAGAAAAACTAATTATCTTGAAGCAATTGCGGCTAACAATTCTTTTTTCAAGTTTTCTTTGTCCATCATGTTATCGATACGAACGATTGTTGCAGATGAACCTCTTAGTGTATCGGCAAAATCTGAAGTTGTGATAAGTAAATCATAGCTATCTGGATTCACAGAACCGATGTCTGAAGCATCAACTGTTGCTTCGATTCCTTCCGCATCCAAAATTTGCTGAGAAAATAACCTCATCATCATTGAACTTCCTACTCCTGCACCGCATACTGTAACTATTTTTAACATGTTTTTTCCTCCTTTAAATAACATTCTCTTTTATTATCGTCATTATTTCATCTGAAGTTAAAGCTTTATTTATTTTTTTAATTTTTTCTTCGTCACTTAGTATTTCTACTAGTTCAGATAAAGCTTTCAAATGGGATTGGTGATCAACAGCACATAAACCAACCACAATTTGAACGGGATCATTTTGGGGATGACCAAAAACAACGGGCTCTTCTAAAGTGACAATACTTAATCCAATATCAAGGGCTCCTGTTTCAGGTCTGGCATGAGGCATTGCAATGCCTGGGGCAATTACAATATACGTTCCATTTTCTTTTACGTTATTTAACATACCATCAACGTATGATTCTTTAGCTAAGCCATTTTTTACAAGTAATTCACCACTTGCTTTAACGGCCTCATCTCTTGTTTTAGCTTTAGAATTAACTTGAATTAATCCTTGATGCAACACTTCTATTAACATTGGTTGGTACACTCCATTTTCTTTATTTTTAGGTTCTGTGACACGCAGGTAACGCATCAAATCAGTTCTTATTTTTTTTCGTTGTTTTTCACTTAACGAAACGGATTGATTGATAATCTTCATTATTTCAACCATCTCTATTTTTTCTTTTTTTCTATTTAACTTAAAATACAGTTTTTTCATATCTTCATCTGTCACAATGGGGGTGACTTTAATACTAGGTATTTTGGGATATTCAAAATCAATGGTTGAAATAATTAAATCGACTTCGTTTTTCTCTAACCAATCACCTGCTGTCCTCTTGCCTAATGTGCCTAAAATTTGCACATCAAAGTTTACTTCTAACTTTGAGCGTAGAATTTGCGAGGTACTGACTCCCGAGTCACATACAATAATAATTTTCTTTGGTTTTGTTGGGCACATCTTTTTGCGTTCGATGGCCGCAATAAAAAATAGGGTAAAAAAAGAAACTTCATCATCTGAAAAATTAACGCTTAATTCTTTTTCAATTATCTTAATACCACTGCATACGTTTTCATGTAAGTTTAAAAAACTTGCCTTAACGTAATCCAACATTGGATTTTTCATCTCTGTTTGAGACATCACTCGGTGATAGGCAGGTCTCAAATGATTCATCACACCTTCATAAAGCAAAGTGTCTTCAATAAAGAAATCATTCTGACTTAGCTTAGATACATCTTTGATAAAGCTATCTGTCAATAAATTAAAATCCATCCATTGCTCTGTTAATTCATCATTGTAATGAATAAAGGAGGATTCAATAAATTTTTGAGCTAAATAAACTAGCTCTTGATGGCTAAAACTTAAGTGAGTCTCTGCTTCAAATTGAGTTCGTTTCTTTAGAAATAATTTTTCTTCTCTTGTGTTACTTCCCGTTACCTGAACAGTTTTACCAGCCTTTATTCGTTTAAAGGTTACCCAAAAAATAATTTTCAATCGATCATAAGAACTATCACTTAGGGTGACTTTTAGTTCATCGCCACACATTTCAAGTAACTTTTCTGCTGATTTTAAATAAATATCTTCTTTGGGTTTTCCTTCAAATAATAGTGGATCTTCTAAAACTGTCACTGTCAGCAATTGGCGAATCTGTTCTTCTTCCCCTATTACTTTATAACCAGTAAAGGGTCTTGAATGTAACTCAATATGATGAAATGTTAGTTCTTCTTTTACCCATTTCAAATCTGAAATAATCGTATTTCTTGATAATGGTAATTTTTCAATCAAATCATCTACATTGAAATAATCTTCAAACATTAACACTTCCGTTAATAAACGTAATCTTCTGATTCTTGGGTGTGACAGTATGTAGTCAAAATCTAGATTGGTTAACATTTCAAAGGATGATGAAATGATTTCTGTATAAAGTATTTTGCCTTTTTCAATTTTTATTTCTTCATGATTATCGGCAATGAGTAATTCATTTAATTTTTTGATGTCATTGTAAATTGTA harbors:
- a CDS encoding TrmB family transcriptional regulator, translated to MIEHLKRIGLTELEAKCYLSLIEHGEQTGYEVAKNISSSRSNVYSSLSSLSKKGACQVIEGKSTTYVAVAIEELISKLQLEFKQSATILNEEIKRAKQKEYHFYNTQGLEAIKSVVNRNIAHSKKEIIVDIDTDALTYFLPALEEADKSGIKVTIITLSPIETTIENVIIDMPSAPSSETTSFSMLFDQEKVLIGSLDKNLVPSAVETKHPALIHEVKLAIRHDMIMEKLKADFGDEIEAKYGKDFFTLL
- a CDS encoding tryptophan synthase subunit alpha → MENLAIFTVLNYPSQEEFFKILDVLESRKVGYVEIGIPVTNPYVDGELIQQAHQAVIKDGLTKEMVEDALKTIKERYSFKVILMTYKEGVELFDIAKLSHSLYDGIICVDQTLDPTIFNQPVYIYNEDVSTEVVTNYLQSDSLFNYVMSGRGKTGTFDAVPTEYIETIKRIKTVKPEDKNFIGFGIKAKEDILEVLKNGADGAIIGTEFLKIHGKDGIVGIETYLDSLA
- a CDS encoding PTS ascorbate transporter subunit IIC, whose translation is MAIFMYIVQNILSQAVFIIGFVVIIGMLAQKQTWDKILPSTIKTMIGFTMINVGGQTLGMSLLPLQPLISKIFNVKEVAADLGAAQAESLADIGTEMALIFAFGFFTNLLLARFTRFKYVHLSAHVSFFFSGLIAALLKFGTDLSFIMIVVVGSLLLGFYMTFSCAYVAKCMTGVKGGEGFTLAHSSSSGLLMASLIGKWFGNKDKDIEDLHIPKKLNFLREMTISLTLVMTLLFLVLGLVAGPSWTVSNITNGQDMFVFSILRGVEFGVWITVIVTGVRMMLSEIIPAFHGISDKIIPNSIPGLDVPLLFPAYPTSVIVGFLSSLTAGLLGMVILGLINYPVIVFPALIPTFFTGAATAIFGNAHGGRRGAILGSFANGLVLIFGQAFLLPMIGTYAPIMRILSETDYVVYGPILGWVLKVIGGF
- a CDS encoding PTS sugar transporter subunit IIB; its protein translation is MLKIVTVCGAGVGSSMMMRLFSQQILDAEGIEATVDASDIGSVNPDSYDLLITTSDFADTLRGSSATIVRIDNMMDKENLKKELLAAIASR
- a CDS encoding BglG family transcription antiterminator, translating into MDSRLPTLFLLICKEQQEHDIKKLAEKMSVSTRTIYNDIKKLNELLIADNHEEIKIEKGKILYTEIISSSFEMLTNLDFDYILSHPRIRRLRLLTEVLMFEDYFNVDDLIEKLPLSRNTIISDLKWVKEELTFHHIELHSRPFTGYKVIGEEEQIRQLLTVTVLEDPLLFEGKPKEDIYLKSAEKLLEMCGDELKVTLSDSSYDRLKIIFWVTFKRIKAGKTVQVTGSNTREEKLFLKKRTQFEAETHLSFSHQELVYLAQKFIESSFIHYNDELTEQWMDFNLLTDSFIKDVSKLSQNDFFIEDTLLYEGVMNHLRPAYHRVMSQTEMKNPMLDYVKASFLNLHENVCSGIKIIEKELSVNFSDDEVSFFTLFFIAAIERKKMCPTKPKKIIIVCDSGVSTSQILRSKLEVNFDVQILGTLGKRTAGDWLEKNEVDLIISTIDFEYPKIPSIKVTPIVTDEDMKKLYFKLNRKKEKIEMVEIMKIINQSVSLSEKQRKKIRTDLMRYLRVTEPKNKENGVYQPMLIEVLHQGLIQVNSKAKTRDEAVKASGELLVKNGLAKESYVDGMLNNVKENGTYIVIAPGIAMPHARPETGALDIGLSIVTLEEPVVFGHPQNDPVQIVVGLCAVDHQSHLKALSELVEILSDEEKIKKINKALTSDEIMTIIKENVI